GCGGCCCGTGCTGTTCATGGCCTACTCCGGTGCGATGCACTGGCGCACGCGGGCCGGCGACGAGATGGTCGCTCGGCTGGGCGAGCCGTTGACCCGTGATGCCACGGCGCAGGCGTTGCGGACCGCTCTCGACCCGGCCGGGTCGTGGATCCCTCAGGTGCTCCGGGCGGCCCACACGCGGCTGCTGGAGGTGCGACGCGACGTGCCGGACGCGGGTGGTCTGGTGATCGCCAGCGACCAGCAGTCGGCGCGGGCGTATGCCGCGATCCTGCGTGAGATCGCCGGGGTCGACCCGGTCGTGGTGCTGTCGGACGATGCCGGTGCCAGCCAGCGGATCGCGGAGTTCTCGGCCGGCATGGAGCCCTGGATGGTCGCCGTGCGGATGGTCAGCGAGGGCGTCGACATCCCACGACTGTCGGTCGGGGTCTACGCCACGACCACGGCCACCTCGCTGTTCTTCGCCCAGGCGGTCGGCCGGTTCGTCCGGCTGCGTCGTCGGGGGGAGACCGCCACGATCTTCCTGCCCAGCGTGCCCGCCCTGCTGGGCCACGCCGGCGACCTGGAGACCCAGCGCGACCACGTCCTGGGTCGACCCGTCGACGACGCGGCCGACCTGTTCGCGGCCGAGGCCGAGCTCCTCGCCCGGGCGCAGCAGTCCGAGGCGGCCTCGGCGGACGAGCTCGGCACGTACAAGGCGCTGGGCAGCGACGCCTCGTTCGACCGGGTGCTCTACGACGGTGGCGAGTTCGGCTACGAGAGCCTCTCCGACGACGGCGAGGAGCTGGACTTCCTGGGCATCCCGGGCCTGCTCGACCCCGAGCAGGTGGCCGAGCTGCTGCAGCGGTCCCGCCGTCAGCGCAAGCCCGCCACGCCGGCTGCGGTGCGCGAGGAGGTGCTCTTCGAGCAGCGGGGAGCCCTGCGGCGCGAGCTCAACGGGCTGGTCGGGGCGTGGCACCACCGCACCGGTGAGCCGCACGGCGTCATCCACACCCGGCTGCG
The Aeromicrobium marinum DSM 15272 genome window above contains:
- a CDS encoding DEAD/DEAH box helicase; this encodes MSSPRLRAWQRTALETYQRRQPRDFLAVATPGAGKTTFALTLAADLLHRGVVERVVVVAPTDHLKTQWAHAAAGAGISLDPGVAGSGALGAGFQGFVVTYAGLAVNPAAFRVRIEHRRTFVILDEVHHAADALSWGEAVREACEPAERRLALTGTPFRSDDHPIPFVTYAPADDGTTTSVADHSYGYGSALRDGVVRPVLFMAYSGAMHWRTRAGDEMVARLGEPLTRDATAQALRTALDPAGSWIPQVLRAAHTRLLEVRRDVPDAGGLVIASDQQSARAYAAILREIAGVDPVVVLSDDAGASQRIAEFSAGMEPWMVAVRMVSEGVDIPRLSVGVYATTTATSLFFAQAVGRFVRLRRRGETATIFLPSVPALLGHAGDLETQRDHVLGRPVDDAADLFAAEAELLARAQQSEAASADELGTYKALGSDASFDRVLYDGGEFGYESLSDDGEELDFLGIPGLLDPEQVAELLQRSRRQRKPATPAAVREEVLFEQRGALRRELNGLVGAWHHRTGEPHGVIHTRLRSGTGGPPAASASSAVLQQRIDLIRSWALRASS